From a region of the Xanthomonas rydalmerensis genome:
- a CDS encoding pitrilysin family protein, producing MLRPLSLLISSILTLGTGAALVAAPSALAAATPAQATAPEIAYTRFTLPNGLTVVVHEDHKAPVVAVSIWYHIGSGDEPAGKTGFAHLFEHLMFSGSENHKGTYFQPFEKVGATDMNGTTWFDRTNYFETVPTTALDTALWMESDRMGHLLGAIGQKELDTQRGVVQNEKRQGQNRPYGRVDENILANIFPANHPYQHDTIGSMADLDAASLDDVKQWFHDNYGAANTTLVLAGDITVAQAKAKAEQYFGDIPAGRPVPRQQPWITPLAKQTRGVQHDHVAQPRIYRTWVAPQLGTDDAVLLDLATTVLGGGKTSRLYQRLVYRDKLADDVSAGLQSFALASQLQITADVKEGVDPAKVEAAIADELQKFLAEGPTADELQRAQVGYRAGFVRGLEKVGGFGGKATVLAEGQVYRNDPGAYKKDLERAQAATVASVRKAADTWFGKGDYLLTVLPAPEGFDPAAEDKAVKPLAAAPGKPAPKMPAKGNYSVGKSQVDRAAGVPETSQFPSLSFPQLQRGKLKNGIEVVLAERHTIPVTQIQLLFDAGYATDRGGKLGTANFTAALMNESTRNLDSVDVAQRRQRLGAMTSVSCELDSCDASLNALNDQLAPSLDLFADIVRNPAFKADDIERIRGQWLASIAQEKTQPQGLALRTLPPLLYGPSHPYGVPLTGTGTEAAIKSLTAGDLSAFQNNWLRPDNVRILVAGDTTLAKIIPQLDAAFGDWQAPSGKRPTKSLPQVAAQPKPRVFLINRDDAPQSLILAGLLAPSTKAPNNLAIGVANGAFGGTFTSRLNMNLREDKRWAYGANSFMIDAIGQRPFLFFAPVQTDKTAESAAEILKEAKAVVGDKPLTAAEIAKIKEQRVRALPGSFETTGAVLSAMEGIVQYGRPDDYVQTLKTRLEAVDQPAAEAAIKEIVAPQAMTWVIVGDLKQIEAPVRALKLGEVQVLDSDGQPVKAKASAAAKQ from the coding sequence ATGCTCCGACCCTTGTCGCTGTTGATCTCCAGCATCCTCACCCTCGGCACCGGCGCCGCCCTGGTCGCCGCGCCGTCGGCCCTGGCCGCGGCCACGCCGGCCCAGGCGACCGCGCCGGAGATCGCCTACACCCGCTTCACCCTGCCCAACGGCCTGACCGTGGTGGTGCACGAGGACCACAAGGCGCCGGTGGTGGCGGTGAGCATCTGGTACCACATCGGCTCGGGCGACGAGCCGGCGGGCAAGACCGGCTTCGCGCACCTGTTCGAGCACCTGATGTTCTCCGGCTCGGAGAACCACAAGGGCACCTACTTCCAGCCGTTCGAGAAAGTCGGTGCCACCGACATGAACGGCACCACCTGGTTCGACCGCACCAACTACTTCGAGACCGTGCCGACCACCGCGCTGGACACCGCGTTGTGGATGGAGTCGGACCGCATGGGCCACCTGCTCGGCGCGATCGGCCAGAAGGAACTGGACACCCAGCGCGGCGTGGTCCAGAACGAAAAGCGCCAGGGCCAGAACCGCCCCTACGGCCGCGTCGACGAGAACATCCTGGCCAACATCTTCCCGGCCAACCACCCCTACCAGCACGACACCATCGGCTCGATGGCCGACCTCGACGCGGCCTCGCTGGACGACGTCAAGCAGTGGTTCCACGACAACTACGGCGCCGCCAACACCACCCTGGTGCTGGCCGGCGACATCACCGTGGCGCAGGCCAAGGCCAAGGCCGAGCAGTACTTCGGCGACATCCCCGCCGGCCGCCCGGTGCCGCGCCAGCAGCCGTGGATCACGCCGCTGGCCAAGCAGACCCGCGGCGTGCAGCACGACCACGTCGCGCAGCCGCGCATCTACCGCACCTGGGTCGCGCCGCAGCTGGGCACCGACGACGCGGTGCTACTGGACCTGGCCACCACCGTGCTCGGCGGCGGCAAGACCAGCCGCCTGTACCAGCGCCTGGTCTACCGCGACAAGCTGGCCGACGACGTCTCCGCCGGCCTGCAGTCGTTCGCGCTGGCCAGCCAGCTGCAGATCACCGCCGACGTGAAGGAAGGCGTGGACCCGGCCAAGGTCGAGGCCGCCATCGCCGACGAACTGCAGAAGTTCCTGGCCGAAGGCCCCACCGCCGACGAACTGCAGCGCGCCCAGGTCGGCTACCGCGCCGGCTTCGTGCGCGGCCTGGAGAAGGTCGGCGGCTTCGGCGGCAAGGCCACGGTGCTGGCCGAGGGCCAGGTCTACCGCAACGATCCGGGCGCCTACAAGAAGGACCTGGAACGCGCGCAGGCGGCCACCGTCGCCAGCGTGCGCAAGGCCGCCGACACCTGGTTCGGCAAGGGCGACTACCTGCTGACCGTGCTGCCGGCGCCGGAAGGCTTCGATCCGGCCGCCGAGGACAAGGCGGTCAAGCCGCTGGCCGCAGCCCCGGGCAAGCCCGCGCCGAAGATGCCGGCGAAGGGTAACTACAGCGTCGGCAAGTCGCAGGTGGACCGCGCTGCCGGCGTGCCGGAGACCAGCCAGTTCCCGAGCCTGAGCTTCCCGCAGCTGCAGCGCGGCAAGCTCAAGAACGGCATCGAGGTGGTGCTGGCCGAGCGTCACACCATCCCGGTCACGCAGATCCAGTTGCTGTTCGATGCCGGTTATGCGACCGACCGCGGCGGCAAGCTCGGCACCGCCAACTTCACCGCGGCGCTGATGAACGAGAGCACCCGCAACCTGGATTCGGTGGACGTGGCGCAGCGCCGCCAGCGCCTGGGCGCGATGACCAGCGTGTCCTGCGAACTGGACAGCTGCGACGCCTCGCTCAACGCACTCAACGACCAGCTGGCGCCGTCGCTGGACCTGTTCGCCGACATCGTGCGCAACCCGGCGTTCAAGGCCGACGACATCGAGCGCATCCGCGGCCAGTGGCTGGCCTCGATCGCGCAGGAGAAGACCCAGCCGCAGGGCCTGGCGCTGCGCACCCTGCCGCCGCTGCTGTACGGCCCCAGCCATCCGTACGGCGTGCCGCTCACCGGCACCGGCACCGAGGCGGCGATCAAGAGCCTCACCGCGGGCGACCTGAGCGCGTTCCAGAACAACTGGCTGCGTCCGGACAACGTGCGCATCCTGGTCGCCGGCGACACCACCCTGGCCAAGATCATCCCGCAGCTGGATGCCGCCTTCGGCGACTGGCAGGCTCCGTCCGGCAAGCGCCCGACCAAGAGCCTGCCGCAGGTGGCCGCGCAGCCCAAGCCACGCGTGTTCCTGATCAACCGCGACGACGCCCCGCAGTCGCTGATCCTGGCCGGCCTGCTGGCGCCCTCGACAAAGGCGCCGAACAACCTGGCGATCGGCGTGGCCAACGGCGCCTTCGGCGGCACCTTCACTTCGCGGCTGAACATGAACCTGCGCGAGGACAAGCGCTGGGCCTACGGCGCCAACAGCTTCATGATCGACGCGATCGGCCAGCGCCCGTTCCTGTTCTTCGCCCCGGTGCAGACCGACAAGACCGCCGAATCGGCCGCCGAGATCCTCAAGGAAGCCAAGGCCGTGGTCGGCGACAAGCCGCTGACCGCCGCCGAGATCGCCAAGATCAAGGAACAGCGCGTGCGCGCCCTGCCGGGCAGCTTCGAGACCACCGGTGCGGTGCTCAGCGCGATGGAAGGCATCGTCCAGTACGGCCGCCCGGACGACTACGTGCAGACGCTGAAGACGCGCCTGGAAGCGGTCGACCAGCCGGCGGCGGAAGCGGCGATCAAGGAGATCGTGGCGCCGCAGGCGATGACCTGGGTCATCGTCGGCGACCTCAAGCAGATCGAAGCGCCGGTGCGCGCGCTGAAGCTGGGCGAGGTGCAGGTGCTCGACAGCGACGGCCAGCCGGTCAAGGCGAAGGCCTCGGCGGCCGCCAAGCAGTAA
- a CDS encoding SMI1/KNR4 family protein, translating into MLENTLSDGEAAVTPADLDHLESVIGRKLPTPFREHYLKYNGGMPERAYWVGEEDYEPIEVATFKPIAHCDYTLLSTYRLMLQKQVLPARLLPFANDCGGNFFCLDLDTGAVSYFTTDTFDSELSPEQNQAHAERPLCPDFLQFGQGLVDEEDADDA; encoded by the coding sequence ATGCTTGAAAACACACTCTCGGATGGCGAAGCGGCCGTCACCCCAGCGGACCTGGATCACCTGGAATCGGTGATTGGCAGGAAGCTGCCGACTCCCTTCCGGGAGCATTACCTCAAGTACAACGGCGGCATGCCTGAGCGAGCGTATTGGGTCGGCGAAGAGGACTATGAGCCGATCGAGGTCGCCACGTTCAAACCGATTGCGCATTGCGACTACACGCTGCTGTCCACCTACCGGTTGATGCTGCAGAAACAGGTTCTGCCCGCACGCCTGCTGCCGTTCGCGAACGATTGCGGCGGCAACTTCTTTTGCCTGGATCTGGACACGGGAGCCGTCAGCTATTTCACCACCGACACCTTCGACAGCGAGCTCAGCCCCGAACAGAACCAGGCCCACGCCGAAAGGCCGCTCTGCCCGGATTTCCTCCAGTTCGGCCAGGGACTGGTCGACGAGGAGGATGCGGACGACGCATGA
- a CDS encoding DUF72 domain-containing protein has protein sequence MPTASPRRTDAAPRIRVGCAGWSIASTQRALVGDGASQLARYATRFDAVEINSSFYRPHRPVTYQRWADSVPADFRFSAKLPRTITHDARLYRVAPLLQTFLGEVGHLGDKLGCLLVQLPPSLAFDARTAATFFAMLRRRWHGGIACEPRHASWFGARAEALWQRHRIARVAADPALDADAAQPAGTAAPAYWRWHGAPRIYYSDYADDALRRLADHVVATTPHTGEAWVIFDNTALGHALDNAATLQTQLRALGASTAD, from the coding sequence ATGCCGACCGCCTCGCCACGCCGCACCGACGCCGCGCCACGCATCCGCGTCGGCTGCGCCGGCTGGTCGATCGCCAGCACGCAGCGCGCGCTGGTCGGCGACGGCGCCAGCCAGTTGGCGCGCTATGCCACGCGCTTCGATGCGGTCGAGATCAATTCCTCGTTCTACCGCCCGCACCGCCCCGTCACTTACCAGCGCTGGGCCGATAGCGTGCCGGCGGATTTCCGTTTTTCGGCCAAGCTGCCGCGCACGATCACCCACGACGCGCGCCTGTACCGCGTCGCGCCGCTGCTGCAGACCTTCCTCGGCGAAGTCGGCCATCTCGGCGACAAGCTCGGCTGCCTGCTGGTGCAGCTGCCGCCGAGCCTGGCCTTCGACGCGCGCACCGCCGCCACCTTCTTCGCCATGCTGCGGCGCCGCTGGCACGGCGGCATCGCCTGCGAGCCGCGCCACGCCAGCTGGTTCGGCGCGCGCGCCGAGGCGCTGTGGCAGCGCCACAGGATCGCGCGCGTGGCCGCCGATCCGGCCCTGGACGCCGATGCCGCGCAGCCGGCGGGCACCGCGGCGCCGGCCTATTGGCGCTGGCACGGCGCGCCACGCATCTACTACAGCGACTACGCCGACGACGCGCTGCGCCGGCTGGCCGACCACGTCGTCGCCACCACGCCGCACACCGGCGAAGCCTGGGTGATCTTCGACAACACCGCGCTCGGTCACGCCCTCGACAATGCCGCCACACTGCAGACACAGCTGCGCGCGCTCGGCGCCAGCACAGCGGACTGA
- a CDS encoding GAF domain-containing protein — MTDEAQRQRVLDSYRIVGSLPEDAYQDIVQIAAALCDTPIALLSLLDRDRQWFKARMGLEVPQTERSQAVCDHAIREPKQLLEVPDLAEDPRFADISVVRGDTGARFYAGMPLVTDEGIALGTVCVLDTAPRQLTDAQRDGLRALARTTMRLLDERRRTLQREREAILQPHSADAHGAATDGRYRVVILEVQELAALAERQSERLLGSSLQQLDRTLASYVHDGGADTVDRATEHAEFIVMLHGADAEQKLRGLREIAARQQALGLTVLVGDAQATRADEPIGLVFLRAEAALSAEKDRQRPQTP; from the coding sequence ATGACCGATGAAGCCCAGCGCCAGCGAGTCCTCGACAGCTACCGCATCGTCGGCAGCCTGCCCGAGGACGCCTACCAGGACATCGTGCAGATCGCCGCTGCGCTGTGCGATACGCCGATCGCGCTGCTGTCGCTGCTGGACCGCGACCGGCAATGGTTCAAGGCACGGATGGGCCTGGAGGTGCCGCAGACCGAGCGCAGCCAGGCGGTATGCGACCACGCGATCCGTGAGCCCAAGCAATTGCTGGAAGTGCCCGACCTCGCCGAGGACCCGCGGTTTGCCGACATCTCGGTGGTCCGCGGCGACACCGGCGCGCGCTTCTACGCCGGCATGCCGCTGGTGACCGATGAGGGCATCGCCCTGGGCACGGTCTGCGTGCTCGACACCGCGCCACGCCAGCTCACCGACGCCCAGCGCGACGGCCTGCGTGCGCTGGCGCGCACCACCATGCGCCTGCTCGACGAACGCCGCCGCACCCTGCAACGCGAACGCGAGGCGATCCTGCAACCGCATTCGGCCGATGCCCACGGCGCCGCCACCGATGGCCGCTACCGGGTGGTGATCCTGGAAGTGCAGGAACTGGCCGCGCTGGCCGAGCGGCAGAGCGAACGCCTGCTGGGCAGCAGCCTGCAGCAGCTCGACCGCACCCTGGCCAGCTACGTGCACGACGGCGGCGCCGACACGGTGGACCGCGCCACCGAGCACGCCGAGTTCATCGTCATGCTGCATGGCGCCGATGCCGAACAGAAGCTGCGCGGCCTGCGCGAGATCGCCGCGCGGCAGCAGGCGCTGGGGCTGACCGTCCTGGTCGGCGACGCCCAGGCCACGCGCGCGGACGAGCCGATCGGGCTGGTGTTCCTGCGCGCCGAAGCCGCGCTCAGCGCCGAGAAGGACCGCCAGCGGCCGCAGACGCCCTGA
- the treA gene encoding alpha,alpha-trehalase TreA, with the protein MSHAAPPCCTPLLSLSLGLLLGTADTAMAEAAPATTLTAPAPPPQTPDLAYPELFQAVQRQELFDDQKHFVDALPLRDPALINADYLAQRQQPGFDLRRFVAANFEESGPVQTEAIRQDTGLREHIDALWPLLVRRQVEVPAYSSLLSLPHPYVVPGGRFREVYYWDSYFTMLGLVESGEHERSRQMLDNFAYLIDTYGHIPNGNRTYYLSRSQPPFFSHMVQLQAKVEGDAAYARYLPQLQKEYAYWMEGAQNLAPGNAHAHVVRLADGSLLNRYWDARDTPRPEAWLHDVRTAAEAKDRPAAEVYRDLRAGAESGWDYSSRWLGDRKTLASIRTTAIVPVDLNSLLYHLESTLAVACAKNPGAAGCDTDYAALASARKTAIDKHLWSDAGYYADYDWQQRRLREQVTAAALYPLFVGVASPARAKRSADTVQAQLLRPGGLATTRLHTDQQWDEPNGWAPLQWIAVDGLRRYGQDALAQRIGSRFLARVQALFAQQHKLVEKYAVDAQAKGGGGGEYALQDGFGWTNGVTLLLMDLYAAPAAAPTAAHAQAQADAEAEAVAL; encoded by the coding sequence ATGAGCCATGCCGCTCCTCCCTGCTGCACCCCGCTGCTGAGCCTGTCGCTCGGCCTGTTGCTCGGTACCGCCGACACCGCCATGGCCGAGGCCGCGCCGGCGACGACGCTGACCGCGCCGGCACCGCCGCCGCAGACGCCCGACCTGGCCTACCCGGAACTGTTCCAGGCGGTGCAGCGGCAGGAGCTGTTCGACGACCAGAAGCACTTCGTCGATGCGCTGCCGTTGCGCGACCCGGCGCTGATCAACGCCGACTATCTGGCGCAGCGCCAGCAACCCGGCTTCGACCTGCGCCGCTTCGTCGCCGCCAACTTCGAGGAATCCGGCCCGGTGCAGACCGAGGCGATCCGCCAGGACACCGGCCTGCGCGAACACATCGACGCGCTGTGGCCGCTGCTGGTGCGCCGCCAGGTCGAGGTGCCGGCCTACAGCAGCCTGCTGTCGCTGCCGCACCCCTACGTGGTGCCGGGCGGGCGCTTCCGCGAGGTCTACTACTGGGACTCCTACTTCACCATGCTCGGCCTGGTGGAGAGCGGCGAACACGAACGCAGCCGGCAGATGCTGGACAACTTCGCCTACCTGATCGACACCTACGGGCACATCCCCAACGGCAACCGCACCTACTACCTGAGCCGCTCGCAGCCGCCGTTCTTCTCGCACATGGTGCAGTTGCAGGCCAAGGTGGAAGGCGATGCGGCCTACGCGCGTTACCTGCCACAGTTGCAGAAGGAATACGCGTACTGGATGGAGGGCGCGCAGAACCTGGCTCCGGGCAACGCGCATGCGCACGTGGTGCGGCTGGCCGACGGCAGCCTGCTCAACCGCTACTGGGACGCCCGCGACACGCCGCGCCCGGAAGCCTGGCTGCACGACGTGCGCACCGCCGCCGAGGCCAAGGACCGCCCGGCCGCCGAGGTCTACCGCGACCTGCGCGCCGGCGCCGAGAGCGGCTGGGACTACTCCAGCCGCTGGCTCGGCGACCGCAAGACCCTGGCCAGCATCCGCACCACCGCCATCGTCCCGGTCGACCTGAACAGCCTGCTCTACCACCTGGAGAGCACTCTGGCCGTGGCCTGCGCCAAGAACCCGGGCGCGGCCGGCTGCGACACCGACTACGCGGCCCTGGCCAGCGCACGCAAGACCGCGATCGACAAGCACCTGTGGAGCGATGCCGGCTACTACGCCGACTACGACTGGCAGCAGCGCCGGCTGCGCGAGCAGGTCACCGCCGCGGCGCTGTACCCGCTGTTCGTCGGCGTCGCCTCACCGGCCCGGGCCAAGCGCAGCGCCGACACCGTGCAGGCGCAGTTGCTGCGTCCCGGCGGCCTGGCGACCACGCGCCTGCACACCGACCAGCAGTGGGACGAACCCAACGGCTGGGCGCCGCTGCAGTGGATCGCCGTGGACGGCCTGCGCCGCTACGGCCAGGACGCCCTGGCGCAGCGCATCGGCAGCCGCTTCCTGGCGCGGGTGCAGGCGCTGTTCGCGCAACAGCACAAGCTGGTGGAGAAGTATGCGGTGGACGCGCAGGCCAAGGGCGGCGGCGGCGGCGAGTACGCCCTGCAGGACGGCTTCGGCTGGACCAATGGCGTGACCCTGTTGCTGATGGATCTGTACGCGGCACCGGCCGCCGCGCCGACAGCGGCGCACGCGCAAGCGCAGGCCGACGCCGAGGCGGAAGCAGTCGCGCTCTGA
- a CDS encoding lytic transglycosylase domain-containing protein, which yields MPLARAALCLLLCCGVVAGASARTVYRCVRDGTVSLATAPEPGSRCTPKELDDAAIATPNLWGNLGVFSGTLYEREQDGQLVYSTRNLPGSRPYLRFTAVTPPGESAHPGLGKVGAPQLQPHAKQFRAAARATGVDEPWLRAIAHAESGFDAAAVSPKGAQGVMQLLPEVAKEYGVHDPFAADQSIAGGARYMRALLRRYAGDRVLAAAAYNAGIGTVARYGGVPPYAETREYIDKVMALYQRYRVAMGIPVETPAQ from the coding sequence ATGCCCCTAGCCCGTGCCGCGCTGTGCCTGCTGCTGTGCTGTGGCGTGGTCGCCGGCGCGTCTGCGCGCACCGTGTACCGCTGCGTGCGCGACGGCACGGTCAGCCTGGCCACGGCGCCGGAGCCGGGCTCGCGCTGCACGCCGAAGGAGCTGGATGACGCGGCGATCGCCACGCCCAATCTGTGGGGCAACCTGGGCGTGTTCAGCGGCACGTTGTACGAGCGCGAGCAGGACGGCCAGTTGGTCTACTCCACGCGCAACCTGCCGGGCTCGCGGCCCTATCTGCGCTTCACCGCGGTGACCCCGCCGGGCGAAAGCGCGCATCCCGGCCTCGGCAAGGTCGGCGCGCCCCAGTTGCAACCGCATGCCAAGCAGTTCCGCGCCGCGGCGCGCGCCACCGGCGTGGACGAGCCGTGGCTGCGCGCGATCGCGCATGCCGAGAGCGGCTTCGATGCCGCCGCGGTCTCACCCAAGGGCGCACAGGGGGTGATGCAGTTGTTGCCGGAAGTCGCCAAGGAATACGGCGTGCACGACCCGTTTGCGGCCGACCAGTCGATCGCCGGCGGCGCGCGCTACATGCGCGCGCTGCTGCGTCGCTACGCCGGCGACCGGGTGCTCGCCGCCGCGGCCTACAACGCCGGCATCGGCACGGTGGCGCGCTACGGCGGCGTGCCGCCGTACGCGGAGACCCGCGAGTACATCGACAAGGTGATGGCGCTGTACCAGCGCTATCGCGTCGCGATGGGCATCCCCGTGGAGACGCCGGCGCAGTAG
- a CDS encoding transporter substrate-binding domain-containing protein yields MIRRLAATLLGAALALPAHAAPSHLDSVLQRGALRVCTTGDYAPYSRLRADGSYEGIDIALAQALAESLEVKIQWVPTGWPTLLPDLLADRCDIAVGGISVSLPRQRQAWFSAVLEVDGKIPLVRCADRARYRAIAQIDRPEVRVIEPRGGTNEAFARRELPHAQLLLSDDNPAIFRDLHEGRADVMITDASEARFQQRQVPGLCAVAPQQPLQYSEKAFLLPRDDMVWKAYVDQWLHLSKASGAYARIVAAWLGDPETTP; encoded by the coding sequence ATGATCCGACGCCTGGCCGCCACCCTGCTCGGCGCCGCATTGGCGCTGCCGGCGCACGCCGCGCCCTCGCACCTGGACAGCGTCCTGCAGCGCGGCGCGCTGCGCGTGTGCACCACCGGCGACTACGCGCCCTATAGCCGCCTGCGCGCCGACGGCAGCTACGAAGGCATCGACATCGCCCTGGCGCAAGCGCTGGCCGAGAGCCTGGAGGTCAAGATCCAGTGGGTGCCGACAGGCTGGCCGACCCTGCTGCCGGACCTGCTCGCCGACCGCTGCGACATCGCCGTCGGCGGCATCTCGGTGTCGCTGCCGCGGCAGCGCCAAGCCTGGTTCAGCGCGGTGCTGGAGGTCGACGGCAAGATCCCGCTGGTGCGCTGCGCCGATCGCGCGCGCTACCGCGCCATCGCCCAGATCGACCGCCCCGAGGTGCGGGTGATCGAACCGCGCGGCGGCACAAATGAGGCCTTCGCCCGCCGCGAGCTGCCGCATGCGCAATTGCTCCTCTCCGACGACAACCCGGCCATCTTCCGCGACCTGCACGAGGGCCGCGCCGACGTCATGATCACCGACGCCTCCGAGGCGCGCTTCCAGCAGCGCCAGGTGCCGGGCCTGTGCGCGGTGGCGCCGCAGCAGCCGCTGCAGTACAGCGAGAAGGCATTCCTGCTGCCGCGCGACGACATGGTCTGGAAGGCCTACGTCGACCAGTGGCTGCACCTGAGCAAGGCCAGCGGTGCCTATGCGCGGATCGTGGCGGCGTGGCTGGGCGATCCGGAGACGACACCGTAG
- a CDS encoding AraC family transcriptional regulator, with protein sequence MTALAHRYQEMAALVARLATPDGDHDTAIEGFFCSYRSAPSPKTHTAQWPVFALVLQGEKCLTLGSEEYRYGVGTFLLVTLDLPVVSRITQASPEHPLLGVGMSIRPDRLRELLERIPLPPQVGAERPRGVSVNTACPDLLDATLRMLRLLERPADIAAMAPLIEQEILYRLLVGPCGPNLLRIAQEDSPSNRIAKAIAWLRQHYAEPLRIEDLARQVNMSVSSLHHHFSAVAAMTPLQYQKQLRLREARRLMVVERMDVGAAGYRVGYQSPSQFSREYSRLYGRSPRSDLAEQLGLAG encoded by the coding sequence ATGACCGCGCTCGCTCACCGCTACCAGGAAATGGCCGCCCTGGTTGCCCGATTGGCCACGCCCGATGGCGACCACGATACCGCCATCGAGGGCTTCTTCTGTTCCTACCGCTCCGCGCCATCGCCGAAGACGCATACCGCCCAATGGCCCGTCTTCGCGCTGGTGCTGCAGGGCGAGAAGTGCCTGACCCTGGGCAGCGAGGAGTACCGCTACGGGGTCGGCACCTTTCTGCTGGTGACGCTGGATCTGCCGGTGGTCTCGCGCATCACCCAGGCCAGCCCGGAACACCCGTTGCTGGGCGTGGGCATGTCGATCCGGCCGGACCGGCTGCGCGAACTGCTCGAGCGCATTCCCTTGCCGCCGCAGGTCGGTGCCGAGCGCCCGCGCGGGGTGTCGGTCAACACCGCCTGCCCGGACCTGCTGGACGCGACGCTGCGCATGCTGCGGCTGCTCGAGCGGCCGGCCGATATCGCGGCGATGGCGCCGCTGATCGAACAGGAGATCCTGTATCGCCTGCTGGTCGGTCCGTGCGGGCCGAACCTGCTGCGCATCGCCCAGGAGGACAGCCCCAGCAACCGCATCGCCAAGGCCATCGCCTGGCTGCGCCAGCACTACGCCGAACCGCTGCGGATCGAAGACCTGGCGCGCCAGGTCAACATGAGCGTGTCCTCGCTGCATCACCATTTCAGTGCGGTCGCGGCAATGACGCCGCTGCAGTACCAGAAGCAATTGCGCCTGCGCGAGGCGCGGCGGCTGATGGTGGTCGAGCGCATGGACGTGGGCGCGGCCGGCTACCGGGTCGGCTACCAGAGCCCGTCGCAATTCAGCCGCGAATACAGCCGGCTGTACGGGCGTTCGCCGCGCAGCGACCTGGCCGAACAGCTGGGCCTGGCCGGCTGA